One genomic region from Rothia dentocariosa ATCC 17931 encodes:
- a CDS encoding plantaricin C family lantibiotic: MPQDITLLEEISEQDLSQVNGGTAFPGWYSKVIGNRGRVCTVTVECMSVCQ; this comes from the coding sequence ATGCCTCAGGATATAACTCTGTTGGAAGAAATATCTGAACAGGATCTCTCTCAGGTAAATGGTGGTACTGCTTTCCCTGGATGGTATAGCAAGGTAATCGGTAATCGAGGTCGCGTATGTACTGTCACAGTGGAGTGCATGTCCGTGTGTCAGTAA
- a CDS encoding phytoene desaturase family protein, which yields MEAAIVGSGPNGLAAAITLAQQGVKAHVFEASSTPGGGMRSHEQLRSGVIHDMCSAVHPFTSVSPFFTNVDLRRYGLRFALPEVDLAHPVDEDRIGVLYRDIDRTAAGLRRDGKIWKATFGPLARNFNKIAQDLLGPVLNIPKHPLVTLSFGINAVLPAQLSAYRWREPATRALFGGIAAHAITRLDTPMSSAVGMMLTAAAHATGWPVAVGGSGAIADAMVAELSSYGGEITCNTRITSIEQLTGFDIIMLDTSPHAAAEILKDRLPKRQRRAYQAYRFGPGAFKVDFVIRGHIPWTHKAARQAGTVHLGGTLSQIAATEKQAVKGNLYECPFVLVGQQYLADPSRSDGEHHPVWAYAHVPQGYPYDVTEHIVRQIERYAPGFRDIIVDSVSYSTETLEGYNENYVGGDIIGGATDMRQLLARPIFSADPYATGVSGVYLCSASTPPGAGVHGMCGLQAARRALKLLV from the coding sequence ATGGAAGCAGCAATAGTCGGTAGTGGTCCAAATGGGTTAGCTGCCGCGATTACATTGGCTCAACAAGGTGTCAAGGCACATGTGTTTGAGGCATCTAGTACTCCAGGTGGCGGTATGCGTAGCCATGAGCAATTACGTTCAGGGGTTATTCATGACATGTGCTCTGCAGTCCACCCTTTTACATCAGTTAGCCCGTTCTTCACCAATGTTGACTTGCGCCGTTATGGGCTTCGTTTCGCGTTGCCTGAGGTGGATTTAGCCCATCCTGTAGATGAGGATCGTATCGGTGTGTTGTACCGCGACATTGATCGTACTGCGGCAGGTTTGAGACGTGATGGGAAGATCTGGAAAGCAACATTTGGTCCTTTAGCACGCAACTTTAACAAGATAGCGCAGGATCTTCTGGGACCCGTCTTGAATATTCCCAAACATCCTTTAGTGACTCTTTCGTTTGGTATTAATGCGGTTCTTCCTGCTCAATTATCGGCATATCGTTGGCGTGAACCTGCTACCCGCGCCCTTTTTGGTGGCATAGCTGCGCATGCAATCACGCGGCTTGATACTCCCATGAGTTCTGCAGTAGGGATGATGCTTACAGCTGCTGCTCATGCTACCGGTTGGCCTGTTGCCGTTGGAGGCAGTGGAGCGATAGCTGATGCGATGGTAGCTGAGCTGTCTTCATATGGTGGAGAAATTACCTGCAATACCCGTATTACCTCAATAGAACAACTTACAGGATTCGATATCATTATGCTGGATACCTCACCACATGCTGCAGCGGAGATTTTGAAGGATCGGTTACCGAAGAGGCAGCGTCGTGCGTATCAGGCATACCGTTTTGGGCCGGGGGCGTTTAAGGTAGATTTTGTGATTAGGGGCCATATCCCGTGGACTCATAAAGCTGCCCGTCAGGCAGGCACGGTGCATTTGGGCGGTACGCTTTCGCAGATTGCTGCTACAGAAAAGCAGGCGGTGAAAGGGAACCTATATGAGTGTCCTTTTGTGCTTGTCGGGCAACAGTATTTGGCGGATCCTAGCCGCTCTGATGGTGAGCACCATCCTGTGTGGGCTTATGCGCATGTTCCTCAAGGATACCCATATGATGTTACTGAACATATTGTGCGGCAGATTGAGCGTTATGCGCCGGGATTTCGTGACATTATTGTCGATTCAGTCTCGTATTCTACTGAGACGCTGGAGGGTTATAACGAAAATTATGTAGGTGGTGACATTATTGGTGGTGCCACAGATATGCGTCAGTTACTAGCGCGCCCAATATTTTCCGCAGATCCCTATGCGACGGGGGTTTCGGGCGTGTATCTTTGTTCGGCGTCTACGCCTCCTGGAGCTGGGGTTCATGGTATGTGTGGGCTGCAAGCGGCTCGTCGCGCCTTGAAGTTATTGGTATAA
- a CDS encoding flavoprotein, with product MDEKISLDFHRIHLHITGSVNAALVPYWINWSRRIYHDLIVTASVTESACRFVSIDALKSLTDGKAWIDSWGSDYPIQVHEGLEKYTDVVAIFPASINTIMQLASGFTNTPMQMAIQLTRLPVSIARAFPGDNNIIEDKLNNLISKRDNIVISKEMPAYSLSKKSWGGSTGFYYPFVLQSLQDLISDLNI from the coding sequence ATGGACGAAAAAATATCTCTAGATTTTCATAGGATACATCTCCACATTACCGGTTCGGTTAATGCTGCTTTGGTACCATATTGGATTAATTGGTCTAGGAGGATTTATCATGATTTGATTGTTACTGCTTCAGTGACAGAATCAGCATGTAGGTTTGTATCTATTGATGCGCTAAAATCTTTAACGGATGGTAAGGCATGGATAGACTCTTGGGGTAGCGATTATCCTATTCAGGTGCATGAAGGTCTTGAGAAATATACGGATGTGGTAGCGATATTTCCTGCGTCGATTAATACAATTATGCAATTGGCCTCTGGATTTACAAATACACCTATGCAGATGGCTATTCAACTGACTAGGTTACCTGTTTCAATAGCTCGCGCATTTCCTGGAGATAATAATATTATTGAGGATAAATTAAATAATTTAATATCAAAACGAGATAATATTGTTATATCTAAAGAAATGCCTGCGTATTCTTTGTCTAAAAAATCTTGGGGAGGTAGTACTGGTTTCTACTATCCGTTTGTGCTTCAATCACTTCAAGATTTAATATCTGATTTAAATATTTAA